A genomic segment from Nitrospira sp. encodes:
- a CDS encoding UDP-glucose 4-epimerase, which yields MFDDRVILPCSDPAPWRRERVLVTGGRGFLGSHLCRRLAEGGADVHATSRHKRISEQGATRWWQSDLSSLAEVRSLLGQVKPAVIYHLAGAVGASPDLRLVLPTFESLLASTVHILVGATEVGCRRVILSGSFTEPKLGELSSTPSSPYAVAKWAASAYGRMFHALYRTPAVVVIPFMVFGPCQEPSKLVPSVILSLLKQEAPRLASGLRDADWIYVDDVVQGFLDAAAIPGIEGATFELGTGTKCSIREVVEKIVGLMDSRVKPLFGAIPDRPGEPIRIADTSETRRRLGWSTKTSLDEGLRQTIQWYAEQVTGGKH from the coding sequence ATGTTCGATGACAGGGTGATCCTTCCATGTTCCGATCCTGCTCCATGGCGCAGGGAGAGAGTCCTGGTTACCGGCGGGAGAGGATTTCTCGGTTCGCATCTATGCCGTCGTTTGGCCGAAGGTGGGGCGGATGTGCATGCGACGTCTCGCCACAAGCGAATATCCGAGCAGGGTGCGACGCGTTGGTGGCAATCCGATCTTTCTTCGTTGGCAGAGGTGCGTTCTCTTCTGGGCCAGGTGAAACCGGCGGTCATCTACCATCTGGCGGGGGCTGTGGGAGCGAGCCCTGACCTTCGGCTCGTCCTGCCCACCTTTGAAAGTTTATTGGCGAGCACCGTTCATATCTTGGTCGGAGCCACAGAAGTCGGGTGTCGGCGTGTCATCTTGAGTGGGTCTTTCACCGAACCCAAACTGGGCGAGCTTTCTTCGACACCGAGCTCGCCTTATGCAGTTGCCAAGTGGGCGGCGAGCGCCTATGGAAGAATGTTTCATGCGCTCTATCGGACTCCTGCCGTAGTAGTGATCCCATTCATGGTTTTCGGGCCGTGTCAAGAGCCAAGCAAGTTGGTGCCATCGGTGATTCTGAGCCTACTGAAGCAGGAAGCGCCTAGGTTGGCGAGTGGTCTGCGGGATGCCGATTGGATCTATGTCGACGATGTCGTCCAAGGTTTCCTTGATGCAGCGGCCATCCCAGGTATCGAAGGAGCCACGTTTGAGCTCGGAACAGGGACAAAATGCTCTATCCGAGAGGTAGTTGAAAAGATTGTCGGGCTGATGGATAGCCGAGTGAAGCCTCTGTTCGGCGCGATTCCGGATCGTCCAGGGGAGCCTATTCGCATTGCTGACACGTCGGAGACTCGAAGACGGTTAGGATGGTCGACCAAAACCTCTCTCGATGAGGGGCTCAGACAGACCATCCAATGGTACGCGGAACAGGTTACTGGAGGGAAGCATTGA
- a CDS encoding Protein containing aminopeptidase domain, which produces MELSDIQTALGGTKGGRELHELMAVLYPICRSITGQGVRETLQCLQCQIPLEIREVASGTRVFDWTVPLEWNIQGAYLATIRGEKLLDFRANNLHVVSYSVPVKGRFTRDELEGHLHSLPDRPDWIPYRTSYYKESWGFCLTHRQLAELTEPEYDVCIDSSLQPGHLTYGEVFLPGRMSEEVLISCHVCHPSLCNDNLSGIAVATRLVQTLQHLSRKYSYRFVFIPGTIGSITWLSQNRERAGLIRHGVVLTGVGDSGDVTYKRSRQGNAYIDRTMAHVLKHCGQSYRIIDFFPYGYDERQYCSPGFNLPVGCFMRSPHGEYPEYHTSADNLEFVTSEALQDSLAILLKAMYVIENDAIVVSTNPYCEPQLGRRGLYRAIAGQKEGALQEMALLWVLNMADGHHTLLDIAERADTPFEAIHAAAQALKHCELLR; this is translated from the coding sequence ATGGAACTGAGTGACATTCAGACAGCGTTGGGAGGGACCAAGGGAGGACGAGAACTCCATGAATTGATGGCGGTGTTATACCCGATATGCAGGAGTATTACCGGACAGGGAGTCAGGGAAACCTTGCAATGCCTCCAGTGTCAGATTCCTCTGGAAATCCGTGAGGTGGCGAGCGGAACTCGCGTGTTCGATTGGACCGTTCCGCTCGAGTGGAATATTCAGGGGGCATACCTGGCTACGATTAGAGGGGAAAAACTCCTGGATTTTCGCGCGAATAATCTGCACGTCGTCAGTTACAGTGTGCCTGTGAAGGGAAGATTTACGCGCGATGAATTGGAAGGGCATCTCCATTCTCTTCCGGATCGTCCGGATTGGATTCCCTACAGGACTTCGTATTACAAAGAAAGCTGGGGATTCTGCCTCACGCATCGCCAGTTGGCCGAGCTGACGGAACCCGAATATGATGTCTGTATCGACTCGTCGCTTCAGCCTGGTCACCTGACGTACGGAGAAGTGTTTCTTCCCGGTCGGATGTCCGAAGAAGTCCTCATCTCATGTCATGTGTGTCACCCTTCTCTTTGCAATGATAATTTGTCAGGGATCGCCGTTGCCACTCGATTAGTGCAGACTCTCCAGCACCTATCTCGGAAATATTCGTATCGCTTTGTTTTCATCCCCGGAACGATCGGCTCCATTACCTGGTTGTCTCAGAATCGAGAACGCGCCGGACTGATTCGGCACGGTGTGGTTCTAACGGGGGTCGGCGACTCGGGTGACGTGACCTATAAACGTAGTCGTCAGGGAAATGCCTACATCGACCGGACCATGGCCCACGTGTTGAAACACTGTGGGCAGAGCTATCGGATCATCGACTTTTTCCCCTATGGATACGATGAACGACAATATTGTTCGCCGGGTTTTAATCTGCCAGTGGGATGTTTCATGCGGTCCCCGCATGGAGAATATCCTGAATACCATACGTCTGCGGACAATCTTGAGTTTGTCACATCTGAGGCACTTCAAGATTCCCTGGCAATCCTGCTCAAAGCGATGTACGTGATCGAAAACGACGCCATCGTGGTGAGCACCAATCCATACTGTGAGCCGCAATTGGGGAGACGCGGACTCTATCGCGCCATCGCGGGGCAGAAAGAAGGAGCGCTCCAAGAAATGGCGTTGCTCTGGGTATTAAACATGGCTGATGGGCACCATACGTTGCTCGATATAGCTGAACGTGCGGACACTCCCTTCGAAGCCATTCACGCTGCCGCTCAGGCGCTGAAGCATTGCGAACTTCTGAGGTAA